In Streptomyces nodosus, one DNA window encodes the following:
- a CDS encoding quaternary amine ABC transporter ATP-binding protein, producing the protein MSSRLEAEHLYKVFGRRPDEAVERLRQGAGREELRAEGTTAAVIDASFTVEPGKIFVVMGLSGSGKSTLLRMLNGLLEPTAGQVRFDGQDLTALGSRELRQVRSRKISMVFQHFALFPHRSVRENAAYGLEVQGVPRAERVARADEALALCGLAGWEKSWPDELSGGMQQRVGLARALATDADLLLMDESFSALDPLIRRDMQDQLLELQKSLKKTIVFITHDLNEAMRLGDSIAVMRDGRIVQIGTAEDILVRPADDYVASFTQDVDRSRVLTASSVMDTSVTGHEADCDCPTATPDTPFVILCAISARVTHPVAVVDPRHGVVGVVPKQRLVGFMGDQAGEPSPCVSRRERGEKVIARA; encoded by the coding sequence GTGTCATCCAGGCTAGAAGCCGAGCATCTGTACAAGGTGTTCGGGAGACGACCGGACGAGGCGGTGGAGCGGCTTCGGCAGGGGGCCGGCCGTGAGGAACTGCGTGCCGAGGGCACCACGGCGGCTGTGATCGACGCCTCCTTCACCGTGGAGCCGGGGAAGATCTTCGTCGTCATGGGCCTGTCAGGCTCGGGGAAGTCCACGCTGCTGCGCATGCTCAACGGTCTGCTGGAGCCGACCGCCGGGCAGGTGCGCTTCGACGGTCAGGACCTCACCGCACTCGGCTCACGGGAACTGCGCCAGGTCCGCTCGCGGAAGATCAGCATGGTGTTCCAGCACTTCGCGCTCTTCCCGCACCGCAGTGTGCGGGAGAACGCCGCCTACGGTCTGGAAGTGCAGGGCGTGCCCCGCGCCGAGCGCGTCGCGCGCGCCGACGAGGCGCTCGCCCTGTGCGGCCTGGCCGGCTGGGAGAAGTCCTGGCCCGACGAGTTGTCCGGCGGTATGCAGCAGCGCGTCGGTCTGGCCAGGGCCCTGGCCACGGACGCCGATCTGCTGCTCATGGACGAGTCCTTCAGCGCGCTCGACCCGCTGATCCGCCGCGATATGCAGGATCAGCTGCTGGAGCTGCAGAAGTCCCTGAAGAAGACCATCGTCTTCATCACCCATGACCTCAACGAGGCCATGCGTCTCGGCGACAGCATCGCCGTGATGCGGGACGGCCGCATCGTGCAGATCGGCACCGCGGAGGACATCCTGGTGCGCCCGGCCGACGACTATGTGGCCTCCTTCACCCAGGACGTCGACCGCTCCCGGGTGCTCACCGCGAGTTCCGTCATGGACACCTCCGTCACCGGACACGAGGCGGACTGCGACTGTCCCACCGCGACGCCCGACACCCCGTTCGTGATCCTGTGCGCCATCAGCGCCCGGGTCACCCATCCCGTCGCGGTGGTGGACCCCCGGCACGGAGTGGTGGGCGTCGTACCGAAGCAGCGCCTCGTCGGCTTCATGGGCGACCAGGCAGGTGAACCGTCGCCCTGTGTCTCCCGGCGAGAGCGGGGAGAGAAGGTGATCGCCCGTGCCTAG
- a CDS encoding siderophore-interacting protein: MAERPAARGRTVHCAQVIRTQRLSPHMQRVVLGGEGLAGFTAGACTDHYVKLLFPAGGADYPEPFDLQRIREEFPREQWPVTRTYTVRAWDPEHRELTLDFVIHGDEGLAGPWALRVQPGETVRFLGPGGAYAPDADADWHLLAGDESALPAIAAALEALPEGAEAYAFVEVSGPEEEQKIDTAVEVVWLHRGDRPVGEALVRAVRELEFPWGRVQAFVHGEAGSVKELRRLLRVELQLPREDLSISGYWRLGHNEDGWQASKREWNARIEAEQEGASAA, translated from the coding sequence ATGGCAGAGCGCCCGGCAGCCAGGGGCCGCACGGTCCACTGCGCGCAGGTCATCCGCACACAGCGGCTGAGCCCGCATATGCAGCGTGTGGTGCTCGGCGGTGAGGGACTGGCCGGCTTCACGGCCGGAGCCTGCACCGACCACTATGTGAAACTCCTCTTCCCCGCCGGGGGCGCCGACTATCCCGAGCCCTTCGACTTGCAGCGCATCCGCGAGGAGTTCCCGCGCGAGCAGTGGCCGGTGACACGGACCTACACCGTGCGTGCCTGGGACCCCGAGCACCGCGAGCTGACCCTGGACTTCGTGATCCACGGCGACGAGGGTCTGGCCGGGCCGTGGGCGCTGCGCGTCCAGCCGGGCGAGACCGTGCGCTTCCTGGGCCCCGGTGGCGCCTACGCCCCCGACGCGGACGCCGACTGGCATCTGCTCGCGGGGGACGAGAGCGCGCTGCCCGCGATCGCGGCCGCCCTGGAGGCGCTGCCCGAGGGCGCCGAGGCCTACGCCTTCGTGGAGGTCTCGGGCCCCGAGGAGGAGCAGAAGATCGACACCGCTGTGGAGGTGGTCTGGCTGCACCGCGGGGACCGGCCGGTCGGCGAGGCCCTCGTCCGGGCGGTCCGCGAGCTGGAGTTCCCCTGGGGCCGGGTGCAGGCGTTCGTGCACGGCGAGGCGGGCTCGGTGAAGGAGCTGCGCCGGCTGCTGCGGGTGGAGCTTCAGCTCCCCCGCGAGGACCTGTCGATCTCCGGCTACTGGCGCCTGGGCCACAACGAGGACGGCTGGCAGGCCTCCAAGCGGGAGTGGAACGCGCGCATCGAGGCGGAGCAGGAGGGCGCGTCCGCCGCATAG
- a CDS encoding ABC transporter permease → MSTALVQTWYMTRRQLMVFARQPAYAVITLIQPVIWLFLFGNLFKKVVELGGFGSGSYLDYLVPGVVVMSALSSNMWAGMGTLEEIQRGTLDRFLTTPVSRAALMNGNVVNNGLITALQSVIIVLLGLLGGADYPGGIGGVAILVIASVLLGTIFGALSNALGMLVQERESIIGINTFLLLPLTFLSTAFMAPSQMPGWMRHIASFNPLDWAMVAGRSALSEHPDWGAVLGRGGALLGLAVVAVLLSIRTFRSYQRSV, encoded by the coding sequence ATGAGCACCGCACTCGTCCAGACCTGGTACATGACCCGGCGTCAGCTGATGGTGTTCGCACGGCAGCCGGCGTATGCGGTCATCACCCTGATCCAGCCGGTGATCTGGCTGTTCCTGTTCGGCAACCTCTTCAAGAAGGTCGTGGAGCTCGGCGGCTTCGGCAGCGGATCCTATCTCGACTATCTCGTCCCGGGCGTCGTGGTGATGAGCGCGCTCAGCTCCAACATGTGGGCCGGGATGGGCACCCTGGAGGAGATCCAGCGGGGCACGCTCGACCGGTTCCTGACCACCCCGGTCAGCCGGGCCGCGCTGATGAACGGCAATGTCGTCAACAACGGTCTGATCACCGCCCTCCAGTCGGTGATCATCGTGCTCCTCGGACTGCTGGGCGGCGCCGACTACCCGGGCGGCATCGGCGGGGTGGCGATCCTGGTCATCGCCTCCGTGCTGCTGGGCACGATCTTCGGGGCGCTGTCCAATGCGCTGGGCATGCTGGTGCAGGAGCGGGAATCCATCATCGGCATCAACACCTTCCTGCTGCTCCCGCTCACCTTCCTGTCCACGGCCTTCATGGCGCCCTCCCAGATGCCCGGGTGGATGAGACACATCGCCTCCTTCAACCCGCTCGACTGGGCCATGGTCGCGGGCCGCTCGGCACTCTCGGAGCACCCGGACTGGGGTGCGGTGCTCGGCCGGGGCGGGGCGCTGCTGGGGCTGGCGGTCGTCGCGGTGCTGCTGTCCATCAGGACGTTCCGCTCCTACCAGCGGTCGGTGTGA
- a CDS encoding daunorubicin resistance protein DrrA family ABC transporter ATP-binding protein, whose protein sequence is MTTRAPAVEARQLIKTYPPDVRALNGLDITVEPGTVFGLLGPNGAGKSTTVKILTTLARPDSGSAGVAGHDVLRHPDRVRRAIGVVAQNSGADPVATGRENLQLQGRLYGLKGAELNRRVAELLDRFTLTDAAERQVKGYSGGMRRRLDVALGLVHRPQVLFLDEPTTGLDPEARTAMWEEIGRLAGEEGLTILLTTHYLEEADRLAERIAIVDRGRVVVEGTPDSLKGELRGDAVHVELGEAIGEAGRTLLTGSLAGLPGVHEVHLDGRRVSVRADDGAAAMPVLLGALEREGVAVASATVARPSLDDVYLRYAGRRYAEAEAEGSAPLALAGGAR, encoded by the coding sequence ATGACCACCCGTGCGCCCGCCGTCGAGGCGCGCCAACTGATCAAGACCTATCCGCCGGACGTCAGGGCCTTGAACGGCCTGGACATCACCGTCGAGCCGGGCACCGTCTTCGGACTCCTCGGCCCGAACGGCGCGGGAAAGTCCACCACCGTCAAGATCCTCACCACCCTGGCCCGCCCCGACTCGGGGTCGGCCGGCGTCGCCGGCCACGACGTACTGCGCCACCCCGACCGGGTGCGCCGCGCGATCGGCGTGGTCGCCCAGAACTCCGGCGCCGACCCGGTCGCCACCGGCCGCGAGAACCTCCAGCTCCAGGGCAGGCTCTACGGGCTGAAGGGCGCGGAGCTGAACCGGCGGGTGGCGGAGCTGCTCGACCGCTTCACCCTGACCGACGCCGCGGAGCGCCAGGTCAAGGGCTACTCCGGAGGGATGCGCCGGCGTCTGGACGTGGCGCTCGGGCTGGTGCACCGGCCCCAGGTGCTCTTCCTCGACGAGCCCACCACCGGCCTCGACCCGGAGGCCCGCACCGCCATGTGGGAGGAGATCGGCCGGCTCGCCGGGGAGGAGGGCCTGACCATCCTGCTCACCACGCACTATCTGGAGGAGGCCGACCGGCTCGCCGAGCGCATCGCCATCGTCGACCGCGGCCGGGTCGTGGTGGAGGGCACCCCGGACTCCCTCAAGGGCGAACTCCGCGGTGACGCCGTCCATGTGGAGCTGGGCGAAGCGATCGGTGAGGCCGGTCGTACGCTGCTGACGGGCTCGCTGGCCGGGCTGCCGGGCGTGCACGAGGTGCACCTCGACGGACGCCGGGTCAGTGTCCGCGCCGACGACGGGGCCGCGGCGATGCCCGTCCTGCTGGGAGCGCTGGAGCGCGAGGGAGTGGCGGTGGCCTCCGCGACCGTCGCCCGCCCCTCGCTCGACGACGTCTATCTGCGCTACGCGGGCCGCCGCTATGCCGAGGCCGAGGCCGAGGGTTCCGCCCCGCTCGCCCTCGCCGGAGGTGCCCGATGA
- a CDS encoding helix-turn-helix domain-containing protein → MGDHKEQPLRVGAAVRRRRRTLELTLAVVAGRSGLSVPFLSQVENERARPSRPSLERIADALGTTAAELLAAADPACSVEVLRADDADHTDVPPGPPRVRPLVRGHHQLHAMEFIGDHDEGREFQHRNDELMYVVDGAVEVEAEGRAYRLGRGDTLYLSGGVRHRWRATVPETRVLVVAVADHIEALEERARRR, encoded by the coding sequence ATGGGCGACCACAAAGAACAGCCTCTTCGGGTGGGCGCGGCCGTCCGGCGGCGGCGCCGGACGCTGGAGCTCACCCTCGCCGTCGTGGCCGGACGCAGCGGTCTGTCCGTCCCCTTCCTGAGCCAGGTCGAGAACGAGCGGGCCCGTCCGAGCCGGCCCTCCCTGGAACGGATCGCCGACGCCCTGGGCACCACCGCGGCCGAACTGCTCGCGGCGGCCGACCCGGCGTGCAGTGTGGAGGTGCTGCGCGCCGACGACGCCGACCACACCGACGTCCCGCCGGGACCGCCCCGGGTGCGCCCCCTGGTGCGGGGCCACCATCAGCTGCATGCGATGGAGTTCATCGGCGATCACGACGAGGGGCGTGAATTCCAGCACCGCAACGACGAGTTGATGTACGTCGTGGACGGCGCCGTCGAGGTCGAGGCGGAGGGCAGGGCGTACCGGCTCGGGCGCGGCGACACGCTGTATCTCAGCGGGGGAGTGCGCCATCGCTGGCGGGCGACCGTGCCCGAGACCCGGGTCCTGGTGGTCGCGGTCGCGGATCACATCGAGGCGCTCGAGGAGCGGGCCCGCCGGCGCTGA
- a CDS encoding PadR family transcriptional regulator — MAAKRRKLGNPLALAVMVLLTEKPMHPYEIAQTLRRRGKDSSLKINYGSLYTVVQNLEKHGFVEVAEVQREGNRPERTLYGITDAGREEAVQWLSDLLAVPAQEFPIFEAALSLMGVLAPDEVARLLQERLDTLQVRAASARGGLEKLYEKLPRLFLIETEYQLHMIEAEAAWVRDFLLEITEGTLPGLVEWRAFHETGEVPEEYLKLAGGTFEKP, encoded by the coding sequence ATGGCGGCGAAGCGCCGGAAGCTCGGCAATCCGCTGGCGCTGGCGGTCATGGTGCTGCTCACCGAGAAGCCCATGCATCCGTACGAGATCGCCCAGACCCTGCGCCGTCGCGGCAAGGATTCCAGTCTGAAGATCAACTACGGCTCGCTCTACACCGTCGTCCAGAACCTGGAGAAACACGGTTTCGTCGAGGTCGCGGAGGTGCAGCGGGAGGGAAACCGCCCCGAGCGCACGCTCTACGGCATCACGGACGCCGGGCGCGAGGAGGCCGTCCAGTGGCTGTCGGACCTGCTCGCCGTACCGGCACAGGAGTTCCCCATCTTCGAGGCGGCGCTCTCGCTGATGGGGGTGCTCGCTCCCGACGAGGTGGCCCGGCTGCTCCAGGAGCGGCTGGACACCCTTCAGGTGCGGGCCGCGAGCGCCCGCGGGGGCCTGGAGAAGCTCTATGAGAAGCTCCCCCGGCTCTTTCTGATCGAGACCGAGTACCAGCTCCACATGATCGAGGCGGAGGCCGCGTGGGTGCGCGACTTCCTCCTGGAGATCACCGAGGGCACCTTGCCCGGCCTGGTGGAATGGCGCGCCTTCCATGAGACGGGGGAGGTTCCCGAGGAGTATCTGAAGCTGGCCGGCGGCACGTTCGAGAAACCGTAG
- a CDS encoding RluA family pseudouridine synthase, whose product MRRRTRIPPSPLPQRDGVDPVRVRLPFQEGWATVRDHLVARLSAGDGVIDAMLDAGLIFGADGRAVTPDAPYVPGLYVWFHRDLPDEVRVPHPVEVVYRDEHIVVADKPHFLATTPRGSHVAETALARLRRDLDLPALTAAHRLDRLTAGLVLFTVRPEERGAYQSLFRDRRVHKEYEAVAPYDPAVALPRTLHSRIVKERGVLTAREVAGEPNAISLVELLEHRAGLGRYRLLPRTGQTHQLRVHMNALGLPILGDRLYPEVTGPEPADDFRRPLQLLARVLEFPDPVTGRRHRFVSGRTLDAWSAYDTWAG is encoded by the coding sequence ATGAGACGCCGTACCCGTATCCCGCCCTCTCCCCTGCCGCAGCGCGACGGGGTCGATCCGGTGCGGGTGCGGCTGCCGTTCCAGGAGGGGTGGGCCACCGTGCGGGACCATCTCGTGGCCCGGCTCTCCGCCGGGGACGGGGTGATCGACGCAATGCTCGACGCGGGGCTGATCTTCGGGGCGGACGGGCGGGCTGTCACCCCCGACGCGCCGTATGTGCCGGGCCTGTACGTATGGTTCCACCGCGACCTGCCCGACGAGGTGCGCGTGCCGCACCCGGTCGAGGTGGTGTACCGCGACGAGCACATCGTGGTCGCCGACAAGCCGCACTTCCTCGCCACCACCCCGCGCGGCAGCCATGTCGCCGAGACCGCGCTCGCCCGGCTGCGGCGCGATCTGGACCTCCCGGCGCTGACCGCCGCGCACCGGCTGGACCGGCTCACCGCCGGGCTGGTGCTGTTCACCGTGCGGCCCGAGGAGCGCGGCGCCTACCAGTCGCTGTTCCGGGACCGCCGGGTCCACAAGGAGTACGAGGCCGTCGCCCCGTACGACCCCGCCGTGGCCCTGCCGCGCACACTGCACAGCCGGATCGTCAAGGAACGCGGGGTGCTGACGGCCCGGGAGGTGGCGGGCGAGCCCAACGCCATCAGCCTGGTGGAACTGCTGGAGCACCGCGCCGGCCTCGGCCGCTACCGTCTGCTGCCACGCACCGGCCAGACCCATCAACTCCGCGTGCATATGAACGCGTTGGGGCTGCCCATCCTCGGCGACCGCCTCTATCCGGAGGTGACCGGCCCGGAACCGGCCGACGACTTCCGGCGCCCGCTCCAACTGCTGGCACGGGTACTGGAGTTCCCCGATCCGGTCACGGGGCGCAGGCACCGCTTCGTCAGCGGGCGGACGCTGGACGCCTGGTCGGCGTACGACACCTGGGCCGGGTAG
- a CDS encoding ABC transporter permease/substrate binding protein: MPRLPFGDWVNSVVDWLLHHMNWLFDFCKTVFLGTFDGINAVLQAPEPLLLAGIFAVIAFWLRGTSAGVLAFVGFAFIDSLGLWEDAMVTLSLVLVATLIALVISVPVGIWAARSSRVSGLVRPVLDFMQTLPAMIYLIPAILFFGTGAPAGIVATLIFALAPGVRMTELGIRQVDKELVEAADAFGTTPRDTLLRVQLPLALPTVMAGVNQVIMLGLSMAAIAGMVGTGGLGGDVNEAIGQLNVGLGSEAGVAIVILAIYLDRMTSSLGTQVSPLGRRAAARLRAAQGLKIWSYRPRPAVAVVGVVVLALVAGGMGLFAGGDKTATAADAQDVGRGKKITIGYIPWDEGVASTFLWQEILEQRGFQVDVKQFDAGPLYTSLAQGDVDFETDSWLPVTHEQYWKKYGSRLDDLGSWYGPTSLELSVPSYMKGIDSLEDLKGKAATFGGKITGIESSAGMMNLLKTKVLPEYGLDKQYKVVDSSTPAMLAELKRAYAKQEPIVVTLWSPHWAYSDYDLKKLKDPKGAWGTGDGVHTLARKGFAQDNPVVGDWLKNFTMDEKQLTGLEAEINKAGKGKQQDAVRAWLKKNPGVVDTLAPVKGASASAAPAEAARTLNVAWFPWDEDVAVTYLWKNVLERRGYKLNLKQMDVGPVYTGLAGGDLDLNFDAWLPYAQQNYWDKNKNRLRDLGTWYQPTSLEVAVPSYVKDVKSLEDLKGKAKTFGGRIIGIEPGTGEMTLLKTKVLPGYGLDKEYKVVDGSTPAMLAELKRAYAKKQPVAVVLWSPHWAYSEYGLTKLKDDKKLFGEGNTIRTISSRTFPEQYPQLTKWIKGFTMSEDELGSLENEIKTTGKGHEEAAVAAWLKQHPDIVDRMTPQ; encoded by the coding sequence GTGCCTAGACTCCCCTTCGGTGACTGGGTCAATTCCGTGGTGGACTGGCTGCTGCACCACATGAACTGGCTGTTCGACTTCTGCAAGACCGTCTTCCTGGGCACCTTCGACGGCATCAACGCCGTGCTCCAGGCCCCCGAGCCGCTGCTGCTCGCCGGGATCTTCGCCGTGATCGCCTTCTGGCTGCGCGGTACGTCCGCCGGTGTCCTCGCCTTCGTGGGATTCGCCTTCATCGACTCCCTCGGGCTGTGGGAGGACGCGATGGTGACCCTGTCGCTGGTCCTGGTGGCGACCCTGATCGCGCTGGTGATCTCGGTGCCGGTGGGCATCTGGGCCGCCCGCTCCAGCCGGGTCAGCGGACTGGTGCGCCCGGTGCTCGACTTCATGCAGACGCTGCCCGCGATGATCTACCTCATCCCGGCGATCCTGTTCTTCGGCACCGGCGCCCCCGCGGGCATCGTGGCCACCCTGATCTTCGCGCTGGCGCCCGGCGTCCGCATGACCGAGCTGGGCATCCGCCAGGTCGACAAGGAACTGGTCGAGGCCGCCGACGCCTTCGGCACCACCCCGCGCGACACCCTGCTGCGTGTCCAGCTCCCGCTCGCCCTGCCCACCGTGATGGCGGGCGTCAACCAGGTGATCATGCTCGGCCTGTCCATGGCGGCCATCGCGGGCATGGTCGGCACCGGCGGCCTCGGCGGCGATGTGAACGAGGCGATCGGCCAGCTCAACGTGGGTCTCGGTTCCGAGGCCGGGGTCGCCATCGTCATCCTGGCCATCTATCTGGACCGGATGACCAGCTCCCTGGGCACCCAGGTCTCCCCGCTGGGCCGGCGCGCCGCCGCCCGGCTGCGGGCCGCACAGGGCCTGAAGATCTGGTCGTACCGCCCCCGGCCCGCCGTGGCCGTGGTCGGTGTGGTCGTGCTCGCGCTCGTCGCGGGCGGCATGGGCCTCTTCGCCGGCGGGGACAAGACCGCCACCGCCGCCGACGCGCAGGACGTCGGCCGGGGCAAGAAGATCACCATCGGCTACATCCCCTGGGACGAGGGCGTCGCCTCCACCTTCCTGTGGCAGGAGATCCTGGAACAGCGCGGCTTCCAGGTCGACGTCAAACAGTTCGACGCCGGACCGCTCTACACCTCGCTCGCCCAGGGCGACGTGGACTTCGAGACCGACTCCTGGCTGCCCGTGACCCATGAGCAGTACTGGAAGAAGTACGGCAGCCGCCTCGACGACCTCGGGTCCTGGTACGGTCCGACGTCGCTGGAGCTGAGCGTGCCCTCGTACATGAAGGGCATCGACTCCCTGGAGGACCTCAAGGGGAAGGCCGCCACCTTCGGCGGGAAGATCACCGGCATCGAGTCCAGCGCCGGGATGATGAACCTGCTGAAGACCAAGGTGCTGCCCGAGTACGGCCTGGACAAGCAGTACAAGGTCGTCGACAGCTCCACCCCCGCGATGCTCGCCGAGCTCAAGCGCGCCTACGCCAAGCAGGAGCCGATCGTCGTCACGCTCTGGTCCCCGCACTGGGCGTACAGCGACTACGACCTGAAGAAGCTCAAGGACCCCAAGGGCGCCTGGGGCACCGGTGACGGGGTGCACACGCTGGCCCGCAAGGGCTTCGCGCAGGACAACCCGGTCGTCGGCGACTGGCTGAAGAACTTCACGATGGACGAGAAGCAGCTCACCGGCCTCGAGGCGGAGATCAACAAGGCCGGGAAGGGCAAGCAGCAGGACGCCGTGCGCGCCTGGCTGAAGAAGAACCCCGGTGTCGTCGACACGCTCGCCCCGGTCAAGGGGGCGTCCGCCTCGGCCGCTCCGGCCGAGGCCGCCAGGACGCTGAACGTCGCCTGGTTCCCCTGGGACGAGGACGTGGCCGTCACCTATCTGTGGAAGAACGTCCTGGAGCGGCGCGGCTACAAGCTGAATCTGAAGCAGATGGACGTCGGCCCCGTCTACACCGGCCTGGCGGGCGGTGATCTCGACCTCAACTTCGACGCCTGGCTGCCGTACGCACAGCAGAACTACTGGGACAAGAACAAGAACCGTCTGCGGGACCTCGGCACCTGGTATCAGCCGACCTCGCTGGAGGTCGCCGTCCCCTCGTACGTCAAGGACGTGAAGTCCCTCGAGGACCTCAAGGGCAAGGCGAAGACCTTCGGCGGACGGATCATCGGCATCGAGCCGGGCACCGGGGAGATGACCCTGCTGAAGACGAAGGTGCTGCCCGGTTACGGCCTGGACAAGGAGTACAAGGTCGTCGACGGCTCCACCCCCGCGATGCTCGCCGAGCTCAAGCGCGCCTACGCCAAGAAGCAGCCGGTCGCCGTCGTCCTCTGGTCGCCGCACTGGGCCTACAGCGAGTACGGGCTCACCAAGCTGAAGGACGACAAGAAGCTCTTCGGCGAGGGCAACACGATCCGCACCATCTCCAGCCGGACGTTCCCGGAGCAGTATCCGCAGCTCACAAAGTGGATCAAGGGCTTCACCATGAGCGAGGACGAACTGGGCAGCCTGGAGAACGAGATCAAGACCACGGGCAAGGGGCACGAGGAGGCCGCCGTGGCCGCCTGGCTGAAGCAGCACCCGGACATCGTGGACCGGATGACTCCGCAGTAG
- a CDS encoding GNAT family N-acetyltransferase — MPYLVSDVLPAGTLAHVPQPTIPGDRLVLRPWTFDDAPAVHAAFQDPLLQQWHARAADSEDEVRGWIEEWRTAWGEERAAQWAVADADTGRLLGRAALRQIVLADGTGEVAYWTVPAARGQGVAARATRALARWALDEIGFHRLELLHALGNEASCRVAVRTGFPLEGTKRSALLHPDGWHDMHLHARVREDHTEAVSATS, encoded by the coding sequence ATGCCCTATCTCGTCAGCGATGTGCTGCCCGCCGGTACCCTCGCCCATGTCCCCCAGCCCACCATCCCCGGTGACCGACTGGTCCTGCGTCCCTGGACGTTCGACGACGCGCCCGCGGTCCATGCGGCCTTCCAGGATCCGCTCCTGCAGCAGTGGCACGCCCGCGCCGCGGACTCCGAGGACGAGGTGCGCGGCTGGATCGAGGAGTGGCGGACGGCATGGGGCGAGGAGCGCGCCGCCCAGTGGGCGGTCGCCGACGCGGACACCGGCCGGCTGCTGGGGCGGGCGGCGCTGCGGCAGATCGTGCTCGCCGACGGCACCGGTGAGGTCGCCTACTGGACGGTTCCGGCGGCCCGGGGGCAGGGGGTGGCCGCGCGGGCCACCCGGGCCCTGGCCCGGTGGGCGCTGGACGAGATCGGCTTCCACCGCCTCGAACTCCTGCACGCCCTCGGCAACGAGGCGTCCTGCCGGGTCGCCGTCAGGACCGGTTTCCCGCTGGAGGGCACCAAGCGCAGTGCCCTCCTCCACCCGGACGGCTGGCACGACATGCATCTGCACGCCCGGGTTCGGGAGGACCACACCGAGGCGGTCTCCGCCACCTCCTGA
- a CDS encoding 5'-3' exonuclease, with protein MRKVTRRLMLLDTASLYFRAYFGVPDSVKAPDGTPVNAVRGLLDFIDRLVKDHHPDDLVACMDADWRPHWRVELIPSYKAHRVAEEHAAGPDEEEVPDTLSPQVPVIEEVLDALGIARVGVDGYEADDVIGTFTTRARGPVDIVTGDRDLYQLVDDARGVRVLYPLRGVGTLQLTDEAFLREKYGVDGPGYADLALLRGDPSDGLPGVPGIGEKTAAKLLAEFGDLAGIMAAVDDPASRLSPAQRKRLDAARPYVAIAPRVVRVAADVPLPVVDPALPRAPRDPAALDALTARWGLGGSLERLLGTLRR; from the coding sequence ATGCGGAAGGTGACCCGACGCCTGATGCTCCTCGACACCGCCTCGCTCTACTTCCGCGCCTACTTCGGCGTCCCGGACTCCGTGAAGGCCCCGGACGGCACCCCGGTGAACGCCGTGCGGGGGCTGCTCGACTTCATCGACCGCCTGGTCAAGGACCATCACCCGGACGACCTGGTCGCCTGTATGGACGCCGACTGGCGCCCGCACTGGCGGGTCGAGCTGATCCCCTCCTACAAGGCGCACCGCGTGGCCGAGGAGCACGCCGCGGGCCCCGACGAGGAGGAGGTCCCGGACACGCTCTCCCCGCAGGTGCCGGTGATCGAGGAGGTGCTGGACGCACTCGGCATCGCCCGTGTGGGAGTCGACGGGTACGAGGCGGACGATGTGATCGGCACCTTCACGACCCGTGCCCGGGGCCCGGTCGACATCGTCACCGGGGACCGTGATCTGTATCAGCTGGTCGACGACGCCCGCGGGGTGCGGGTGCTGTATCCGCTCAGGGGCGTGGGCACGCTCCAGCTCACCGACGAGGCGTTCCTGCGGGAGAAGTACGGCGTCGACGGCCCGGGTTACGCGGATCTCGCACTGCTGCGCGGCGATCCCAGCGACGGGCTGCCGGGGGTGCCGGGCATCGGGGAGAAGACGGCCGCCAAGCTGCTGGCCGAGTTCGGTGACCTGGCCGGGATCATGGCCGCGGTCGACGATCCGGCGTCTCGGCTCTCCCCGGCGCAGCGCAAGCGGCTCGACGCTGCGCGGCCCTATGTCGCCATCGCGCCCCGGGTCGTCCGGGTCGCCGCCGATGTACCGCTGCCGGTGGTGGACCCGGCGCTGCCGCGGGCCCCGCGCGATCCGGCCGCCCTGGACGCCCTGACGGCCCGCTGGGGCCTGGGCGGATCGCTGGAGCGTCTGCTCGGCACGCTCCGGAGGTGA